The proteins below are encoded in one region of Ferroplasma acidiphilum:
- a CDS encoding TetR/AcrR family transcriptional regulator yields the protein MPKVIQDYREMAKEKIIESASKLFFQMGYNNAGMENIARDMGITKGTLYLYFKNKEELLNKTCKVNMDLLETNLKKSVSGNMITGIEKFFADEMKLPDYKKFYWIFALNEINVNNNIKEIIENSYKRYVKYISDLIENLKQDGTISESINSTDLARILIAFHNGVLISIMQGLDNPTATSIFNSGIRSLFGNRS from the coding sequence ATGCCTAAAGTTATTCAGGATTACAGGGAAATGGCAAAGGAAAAGATTATCGAATCTGCATCAAAGTTATTTTTTCAGATGGGATATAATAATGCAGGAATGGAAAACATAGCCAGAGACATGGGTATAACAAAAGGTACATTATATTTATATTTTAAAAATAAGGAAGAACTTTTAAATAAAACGTGTAAGGTAAATATGGATTTACTGGAAACAAATTTAAAAAAATCGGTTTCAGGGAATATGATTACAGGCATAGAAAAATTTTTTGCAGATGAAATGAAATTACCGGATTATAAAAAATTTTACTGGATATTTGCATTAAATGAAATAAATGTAAACAATAATATAAAAGAAATAATAGAAAATAGCTATAAGAGGTATGTAAAATATATATCGGATTTAATTGAAAATTTGAAACAGGATGGCACCATCTCAGAAAGCATTAATTCTACAGATCTCGCCAGAATATTAATAGCATTTCATAACGGTGTTCTCATAAGTATTATGCAGGGCCTTGATAATCCCACAGCAACATCTATTTTTAACTCTGGCATAAGAAGTTTATTTGGCAATCGCTCTTAA
- a CDS encoding IS110 family RNA-guided transposase: MNNNYGFSEFLKIIKNYRNIKIGMESTSIYHVNLYNYLIENSRSAIILNSLETKLLKSSRIRKNKTDKIDAEAIAKYIIIRKNNIITMDKNTENTYTNLKEYVYTYIRINRKITMAKNQLIVDMDLLYPGLTAVANVNSKYFMEIISNIDQIIENNYKIKYISDSKHSEIRNILINSNTNNAVKYDIDINIETLELLNKQLMKTKNIIEDEYNSMDSKIKTIPGIGTITGSIILSSIGDINRFDSIIKLRAYSGMDPVVKQSGDYNITSKISKRGNPLIRYALYLSTVSAIRFNPVIKRYYTRKKNDGMKGNKLLIACSNKLLNIIYSVLKNNKDFEDPLNNIN; encoded by the coding sequence ATAAACAATAACTATGGCTTCAGTGAATTTCTAAAGATAATAAAGAATTATAGAAATATAAAAATAGGAATGGAATCAACAAGTATATACCATGTGAATTTATACAATTATTTAATAGAAAACAGTCGCAGTGCAATAATATTAAACTCTCTGGAGACAAAATTATTGAAGAGTTCAAGGATAAGGAAGAATAAGACAGATAAAATAGATGCAGAAGCAATAGCAAAATATATTATCATACGTAAAAACAATATAATTACCATGGATAAAAATACTGAGAATACTTACACAAATCTTAAGGAATACGTATACACATACATAAGAATAAACAGGAAAATAACAATGGCAAAGAACCAGTTAATAGTAGATATGGATCTATTATACCCCGGATTAACCGCGGTGGCCAATGTTAATTCCAAATATTTCATGGAAATAATAAGCAACATAGATCAAATCATTGAAAATAATTATAAAATAAAATATATCAGTGACAGTAAACACAGTGAAATAAGAAATATCTTAATAAACAGCAATACTAATAATGCAGTCAAATACGACATAGATATAAACATTGAAACACTGGAATTATTGAACAAGCAGTTAATGAAAACAAAAAATATCATAGAAGATGAGTATAATAGTATGGATTCCAAAATAAAGACAATTCCAGGAATAGGGACTATAACAGGTTCTATAATATTGTCATCTATAGGAGACATAAACAGGTTTGATTCTATTATAAAGCTAAGGGCCTATTCAGGTATGGATCCAGTGGTTAAACAATCTGGGGATTATAATATTACATCAAAAATATCAAAAAGGGGAAACCCGTTAATAAGGTATGCACTGTATTTATCAACTGTATCTGCTATTAGATTTAATCCAGTAATTAAAAGATATTACACAAGGAAGAAGAATGATGGCATGAAAGGAAATAAGCTATTAATTGCGTGTTCCAACAAATTACTGAATATCATATACTCCGTATTGAAGAATAATAAGGATTTTGAAGATCCTCTGAATAATATAAATTAA
- a CDS encoding ATP-binding protein, producing the protein MEGSKLAFRKVISEWLLASVPEAHKRNINVSMDSNKIITIIGPRRSGKTYFLYYLINELLKTEPKNNILYINFEDERLMNVTISDMDNIIPLFIELANPSKDKKIYLFFDEIQNIKFWEKYIRRVYDTSKYKIFISGSSSKLLSREISTSLRGRNIEYTIMPLSFQEYLEFNRMEYSNLAGYTDQRGYILSELNNYFKYGGYPEVALEKNDNNKLMILKSYYNTIFSMDMAEHFNISEVNVLDAFMKYSVSIYSKYFSISKIYNTFKSVGYKISKNKLLEFLYDSREIFFLFSLNIYTRSENKKMSYNKKIYSVDPGIIYALKNEMSITRLMKNIVFLELNHRCIENNLDVSYWKEYGKANGKEVDFVVSDSLKIVELIQVTYASDASEIDKREISALLSAAKYFEAHKLSIITWDFKGVIIENNEKIIFVPLWEWLLNLN; encoded by the coding sequence ATGGAAGGCAGCAAATTAGCTTTCAGAAAAGTGATATCAGAATGGTTACTTGCGAGTGTACCTGAAGCACATAAAAGAAATATTAATGTGTCAATGGATTCAAATAAAATTATCACAATTATAGGCCCGAGAAGATCAGGAAAAACCTATTTTTTGTATTATTTAATCAATGAATTATTGAAAACAGAACCTAAAAACAATATATTATACATAAATTTTGAGGACGAAAGATTGATGAATGTAACAATTTCAGACATGGATAATATAATTCCTTTGTTCATTGAACTTGCAAACCCCTCAAAAGATAAAAAAATATACCTGTTCTTTGATGAGATACAGAATATAAAATTCTGGGAAAAATATATAAGAAGAGTTTATGACACATCAAAATACAAAATTTTTATCTCGGGGTCATCTTCTAAATTATTAAGCAGGGAAATTTCCACTTCATTAAGAGGGAGAAATATTGAGTATACTATAATGCCACTGAGTTTTCAGGAATATTTAGAATTTAATAGAATGGAATATTCAAATTTAGCAGGATACACCGATCAGCGAGGATATATACTGTCAGAACTCAATAATTATTTTAAATATGGAGGTTATCCCGAGGTTGCCCTTGAGAAAAATGATAATAATAAATTAATGATATTGAAATCATATTACAATACAATATTTTCCATGGATATGGCTGAACATTTTAATATCTCTGAGGTGAATGTTCTTGATGCATTTATGAAGTATTCAGTATCTATATATTCTAAATATTTCAGCATATCAAAGATTTACAATACATTTAAGTCTGTAGGTTATAAAATCAGCAAAAATAAATTACTGGAATTTTTATATGATTCCCGGGAAATATTTTTTCTGTTTAGCCTGAATATATACACCAGATCTGAAAACAAAAAAATGTCATATAACAAGAAGATATATTCAGTTGACCCTGGTATTATATACGCACTGAAAAATGAAATGTCCATAACAAGATTGATGAAAAATATAGTTTTTCTGGAACTTAATCATAGATGTATTGAAAACAATCTGGATGTTTCGTACTGGAAGGAATATGGAAAAGCAAATGGAAAAGAGGTTGATTTTGTAGTATCAGATTCCTTAAAAATTGTAGAATTAATACAGGTTACATACGCTTCAGACGCAAGTGAAATTGACAAAAGAGAAATATCTGCATTATTATCAGCTGCAAAATACTTTGAAGCGCATAAATTATCAATTATCACATGGGATTTTAAAGGCGTTATAATAGAAAACAATGAAAAAATAATATTCGTTCCTTTATGGGAATGGCTGCTTAATTTGAATTAA
- a CDS encoding IS256 family transposase — MENTDINISDIENIDIDKLLRNAIKERIEKLMEIELNAYLENNPGIKNGKYKRDLKTKYGEIKQLNIPRDRESNFHTQVIEPYNRSIGMEDLIVSMYSNGISTRRIAGIMEDILGNKYSKSTVSRITDLTIEEVYKFINRPLDKRYIAVFLDGLFFYLRRGNVDKEPVIFALGIKETGEYELLGFYLTVKESHNTYKDVLEDLYNRGLKEPLLIVADGIKNLDEEVMEIYPRSEFQLCTIHYARGLKSNVREKDIDEITIDANKMFKCDNKEEAIIKFNDFKYKWENKYPKVIYNTEKNLGKLLRFYNYPSSIWRSLKSTNAIERFNGEVRRRVKTISSFPDEDSAMKVFYYKSIEYNSKHAFRKMNGYYKCNDEIKEMFNRRYPL; from the coding sequence ATGGAAAATACAGATATAAACATATCGGATATTGAGAACATAGACATAGATAAATTATTGAGAAATGCAATAAAGGAAAGAATAGAGAAATTAATGGAAATAGAGTTAAATGCATATTTAGAAAATAATCCAGGAATAAAGAATGGAAAATATAAGAGAGATCTAAAGACAAAGTATGGTGAAATAAAACAGTTAAACATACCAAGAGACAGGGAAAGCAATTTCCATACACAGGTAATAGAACCCTATAACAGATCAATAGGAATGGAGGACCTAATAGTATCAATGTATTCCAATGGCATATCTACAAGGAGAATAGCAGGTATAATGGAGGATATATTAGGAAATAAATATTCTAAATCCACAGTATCAAGAATAACAGATTTAACCATAGAAGAGGTTTATAAGTTTATTAACAGGCCACTGGATAAAAGGTATATAGCAGTATTTTTAGATGGATTATTCTTCTATTTAAGAAGGGGAAATGTGGATAAAGAGCCTGTTATATTTGCATTAGGAATTAAAGAAACAGGAGAATATGAGTTACTGGGATTCTATTTAACAGTTAAAGAATCACATAATACATATAAGGATGTACTGGAAGACCTGTATAATAGAGGATTAAAAGAGCCATTGTTAATTGTAGCAGATGGAATAAAGAATCTGGATGAGGAAGTAATGGAAATATATCCCCGATCAGAGTTTCAATTGTGTACAATACACTATGCAAGAGGATTAAAATCAAATGTAAGGGAGAAAGATATTGATGAAATAACAATAGATGCGAATAAGATGTTTAAATGTGATAATAAAGAAGAAGCTATTATAAAATTCAATGATTTTAAATACAAATGGGAGAACAAGTATCCTAAGGTAATATACAATACTGAAAAGAATCTGGGAAAGCTATTAAGATTCTATAATTATCCTTCCAGTATATGGAGATCATTGAAATCTACCAATGCTATTGAACGATTTAATGGAGAGGTAAGGAGAAGGGTAAAAACAATATCATCATTCCCTGATGAGGATTCAGCAATGAAGGTATTTTACTATAAATCAATAGAATACAATTCAAAGCATGCATTCAGGAAGATGAACGGATATTATAAATGCAATGATGAAATAAAAGAAATGTTCAATAGGAGGTACCCTTTATAA
- a CDS encoding amidohydrolase: MKAVKANVLYDGNKKQKNVYVCFEGNTITEVTETKPYGEIIGEGVVTPAFIDPHSHIGLDRAGEPPYESEANDKLDSMLPLARAIDGVYMDDHAFTESVESNVIYSVVLPGSGNILGGMGSLIRNFEKNTKDAFVSDIGVKMALGYNPRSTTEWKGTRPTTRMGVAAIIRENFLAAQKAANLMSNGKKTIDEIDPKTEFFIKLISGEYKIMCHLHKEDDALFLMSLVDQFGIKPIINHGMDFHSEKIFEEIKKRDLSLVYGPLDSHPYKVELKHETWRNAELVKKSGVRFALISDHPVILQRNLFLTTRHFMRFGASKEQCISYVSSRPAQILGLDNLGTVEPGKLASFSIWNKDPFELDAYPAMVFGEGKLVHSE, encoded by the coding sequence ATGAAGGCAGTTAAGGCAAATGTGCTTTATGATGGAAATAAAAAACAGAAGAATGTTTATGTTTGTTTTGAAGGCAATACAATCACAGAGGTTACTGAAACAAAGCCCTATGGAGAAATCATAGGTGAAGGCGTTGTAACACCTGCATTCATTGACCCGCACAGTCATATAGGGCTGGACAGGGCAGGTGAGCCGCCATATGAGAGTGAAGCAAATGATAAGCTGGATTCTATGCTTCCACTTGCCAGGGCCATTGATGGAGTATACATGGATGATCACGCGTTCACAGAATCTGTTGAAAGCAATGTGATATATTCCGTTGTTTTGCCCGGGAGCGGGAACATTCTAGGTGGCATGGGTTCCCTGATAAGGAATTTTGAAAAGAATACAAAGGATGCTTTTGTCAGTGATATAGGCGTTAAGATGGCACTTGGATACAATCCCAGAAGCACCACGGAATGGAAAGGCACAAGGCCAACTACAAGAATGGGCGTTGCAGCCATAATAAGGGAAAACTTTTTAGCAGCACAGAAAGCTGCGAATCTTATGAGCAATGGAAAGAAAACTATAGATGAAATAGACCCGAAAACAGAATTTTTCATAAAATTAATAAGTGGTGAATATAAAATAATGTGCCATCTCCATAAGGAAGATGATGCATTATTCCTGATGTCACTTGTTGACCAGTTTGGAATAAAGCCCATAATCAACCATGGAATGGATTTCCACAGTGAGAAAATATTCGAGGAAATCAAGAAAAGAGACCTTTCCCTGGTATATGGTCCTCTGGATTCACATCCATATAAGGTAGAACTGAAGCACGAAACGTGGAGAAACGCCGAACTGGTGAAGAAGTCAGGTGTACGTTTTGCCCTTATTTCGGATCATCCTGTAATATTGCAGCGGAACCTTTTCCTTACAACAAGGCATTTCATGAGATTCGGTGCATCAAAGGAACAGTGCATATCATATGTTTCATCAAGGCCTGCTCAAATACTCGGGCTCGATAATCTTGGGACAGTTGAGCCCGGAAAACTCGCATCGTTTAGCATCTGGAATAAAGACCCATTTGAACTGGACGCATATCCTGCAATGGTTTTCGGGGAAGGGAAACTTGTCCACAGTGAATAA
- the hutH gene encoding histidine ammonia-lyase, translating to MIYIDGNNLSIEDVNAVASGSEKVGIAESAIKQIQYSKKSLMKILDSGKPVYGVNTGFGSLLNVNVDRKNIVQLQTNLIRSHSSGIGEPLDIETVRAIMLVRANTLVKGYSGVSENMIDFLLFMLNNNIIPAVPRYGSVGASGDLAPLAHIGLALMGEGDVFYKGKIQNAGTVFKSLGKEPYSYGEKEGVALINGTSVICGILALEIKRSEKLVSEALGSFALAFEGLSGTDKAFTEWALASRPHEGQQMIGKAFRKLFNGSMIIENANKSKVQDAYSLRCTPQVYGAVWDTLQYARKVLTTEINSATDNPLLLGNEYISTGNFHGEPVAMVSDFVAIAMTDFGNMVERRLARIVDTNLSGLPPFLVKDYGLNSGYMIPQYTAAALCNVNKTLVHPNSADTIPTSANQEDHVSMGTNAALKLIEINKNVKSIIAIEYLLGAQSLEFRKHEPSPATLSIYKKIREIVRPLDSDRPSTGDIGAITSMMDTEEFLSLIREKSGFCR from the coding sequence ATGATTTACATTGACGGTAACAATTTGAGTATAGAGGATGTCAATGCTGTTGCAAGTGGCAGCGAAAAAGTAGGCATAGCTGAGTCTGCAATAAAGCAGATACAGTATTCAAAAAAATCATTGATGAAAATACTGGATTCCGGCAAGCCTGTATATGGTGTTAATACCGGATTCGGATCACTCCTTAATGTAAATGTGGACAGGAAAAATATAGTACAGCTTCAGACAAACCTTATACGTAGCCATTCTTCAGGGATAGGGGAACCACTGGATATTGAAACTGTAAGGGCTATTATGCTGGTAAGGGCAAACACACTGGTGAAGGGTTATTCCGGTGTATCGGAGAATATGATTGATTTTCTGCTATTCATGTTGAACAATAATATAATTCCCGCTGTTCCCAGGTACGGTTCTGTGGGGGCAAGTGGGGACCTCGCACCACTGGCCCATATTGGCCTTGCACTTATGGGTGAAGGTGACGTATTCTACAAAGGAAAAATCCAGAATGCAGGTACGGTATTCAAATCACTTGGAAAAGAACCATACAGTTATGGTGAAAAAGAAGGCGTTGCACTGATAAATGGCACATCTGTGATATGCGGCATACTGGCTCTGGAAATAAAAAGATCAGAGAAACTTGTTTCTGAAGCCCTTGGATCATTTGCACTGGCATTTGAAGGTTTATCCGGAACTGATAAGGCTTTCACAGAATGGGCACTGGCATCCCGTCCACATGAAGGCCAGCAAATGATAGGAAAAGCCTTCAGGAAACTATTCAATGGCAGCATGATTATAGAAAATGCAAATAAAAGCAAGGTACAGGATGCATACTCTCTGAGGTGTACTCCCCAGGTTTACGGTGCCGTGTGGGATACACTCCAGTACGCCAGAAAGGTTTTAACAACAGAAATAAATTCCGCAACAGATAACCCATTATTGCTGGGGAATGAATACATTTCCACGGGAAATTTCCACGGGGAGCCTGTAGCTATGGTTTCCGATTTTGTAGCAATCGCCATGACGGATTTTGGTAATATGGTAGAAAGGCGCCTGGCAAGGATTGTGGATACAAATTTGAGCGGGCTGCCTCCATTTCTTGTAAAGGATTATGGACTGAATTCCGGCTATATGATCCCGCAGTACACAGCAGCAGCCCTGTGCAATGTAAACAAAACGCTTGTACACCCGAATTCCGCTGATACAATTCCTACCTCAGCCAACCAGGAAGACCATGTAAGCATGGGAACCAATGCAGCATTGAAACTTATTGAAATTAACAAAAATGTGAAGTCTATAATAGCAATAGAATACCTTCTTGGAGCCCAATCACTGGAATTCAGAAAGCATGAGCCTTCCCCGGCAACTCTCTCAATATATAAGAAAATCAGGGAAATAGTCAGACCTCTTGATTCTGACCGTCCCTCCACAGGTGATATAGGAGCAATTACCAGCATGATGGATACAGAAGAGTTTCTCAGCCTTATCAGGGAAAAATCTGGATTTTGCCGCTAA
- the ftcD gene encoding glutamate formimidoyltransferase gives MKLVELIPNFSDGRNKVVIDLLEKDVKSVPDAKLLDSEMDYDHNRSVITVVCPIDNVIDLAFNMIKTAGENIDMNVQTGFHPRFGATDIMPLVPLEDTSMEECIELSQELGKKVGKELGIPVFMYAYSAKTPERKNLENIRNKKFQIEELRSAIGTGNYIPDYGPEVIGRAGATIIGARDFLIAYNIYLNTDDIKIGRKIASAIRARDGGFACVKSLAFKMPEKNIVQISMNIVNYRKNPVYRIFEAVKTEAKGFGVYPVRSEFIGMVPQEALVDSFNHYLMSGIKNKNVLDYAPGKI, from the coding sequence ATGAAGCTTGTAGAACTTATACCCAATTTCAGTGATGGGCGGAATAAAGTAGTAATTGATTTACTTGAAAAAGATGTAAAATCAGTACCTGATGCAAAATTACTGGATTCTGAAATGGACTACGACCACAATAGAAGTGTTATTACAGTTGTGTGCCCCATAGACAATGTTATTGACCTTGCATTTAATATGATCAAAACCGCAGGTGAAAATATAGATATGAATGTACAGACAGGATTCCATCCACGTTTCGGAGCTACAGATATAATGCCCCTGGTTCCACTGGAAGATACTTCAATGGAGGAATGCATAGAACTTTCACAGGAGCTGGGAAAGAAAGTAGGAAAGGAGTTAGGAATACCTGTATTTATGTATGCATATTCTGCAAAAACACCTGAAAGAAAAAATCTTGAAAATATAAGGAACAAAAAATTCCAGATTGAGGAATTAAGAAGCGCTATAGGAACCGGAAATTACATTCCTGATTACGGTCCGGAAGTAATAGGCAGGGCAGGTGCAACAATAATAGGCGCAAGAGATTTTCTTATTGCGTACAATATTTATCTCAATACAGATGACATAAAAATAGGGAGGAAAATAGCTTCTGCAATAAGGGCCAGGGATGGTGGCTTTGCCTGCGTTAAATCTCTGGCTTTCAAAATGCCGGAAAAAAATATTGTACAGATATCGATGAATATAGTAAATTACAGGAAAAATCCTGTATACCGTATATTCGAAGCGGTAAAAACTGAGGCAAAGGGATTTGGTGTTTATCCGGTAAGATCAGAGTTCATAGGGATGGTTCCGCAGGAGGCACTTGTTGATTCTTTTAACCATTATTTGATGTCCGGAATAAAAAATAAAAATGTACTGGATTATGCCCCGGGAAAAATTTAA
- a CDS encoding NmrA family NAD(P)-binding protein, translated as MNNKYDIDNGLHVVIGATGAYGYAVTKILLKNKINVRAIVRNEEKALKLFPKDVDIVKSDIFNMDKIIKDLKGASVIYIANNFPYKNWQNYYISTENILKGAETSNSTVVFPGNVYGYGKFDYLPVNEEHPLNANGKKGILRNNIEKLLFEYYKKDKIGLVIPRFADFYGPNVTNDLYGGMFIKAMKNKKAIWPVNPDIPHNFTYIDDAAKATLLLLRNINSYGKVYHVSGDIITAREFINKIYNRLNLKIKLKVISKLDLKLLAHFSSNINEIMELIYEYSEPYILDDRKFLNEYPEFRHTTYDDGINNTINWFKNEYM; from the coding sequence ATGAATAATAAGTACGATATAGATAATGGCCTGCATGTTGTTATCGGTGCAACAGGTGCCTATGGCTATGCTGTAACAAAAATACTTTTAAAAAATAAAATAAATGTGCGTGCTATAGTTAGAAATGAGGAAAAAGCATTAAAATTATTCCCGAAAGATGTTGATATTGTGAAATCAGATATTTTTAACATGGATAAAATTATAAAGGATTTAAAAGGCGCATCAGTAATATACATAGCCAATAATTTTCCATATAAGAATTGGCAAAATTATTATATTTCAACCGAGAATATTTTAAAGGGTGCTGAAACATCAAATTCAACAGTGGTTTTTCCAGGTAATGTTTATGGCTATGGAAAATTTGATTATCTGCCTGTAAATGAAGAGCATCCATTAAATGCAAACGGCAAAAAAGGTATTTTAAGGAATAATATAGAAAAACTTTTATTTGAGTATTATAAAAAGGACAAAATAGGCCTTGTGATTCCCAGATTTGCTGATTTTTATGGGCCGAATGTAACAAATGATTTATACGGCGGGATGTTTATAAAGGCAATGAAAAATAAAAAGGCAATATGGCCGGTAAATCCTGATATCCCGCATAATTTTACTTATATTGACGATGCCGCGAAAGCAACATTATTGTTACTTAGAAATATTAATTCATATGGAAAAGTATACCATGTATCGGGCGATATAATAACAGCGAGGGAATTCATTAATAAAATATACAACAGGCTAAATTTAAAAATAAAATTAAAAGTTATTTCTAAACTAGATTTAAAATTGCTGGCACATTTTAGTTCAAATATAAATGAAATTATGGAGCTTATTTATGAATACAGTGAACCATATATACTGGACGACAGAAAATTTCTAAATGAATACCCGGAATTCAGACATACAACATATGACGATGGAATAAATAACACTATCAACTGGTTTAAAAATGAATATATGTAA
- a CDS encoding IS481 family transposase gives MKLNNKKIKYIIKQKEKGESSKKLAIIYGVTVRYINKIYFNYLEYGKEELYKTGRKKKNIDSNTEELIINIRDNYPLSGPLPIEKYLKDKGIQISHNIIYRILLKYNMVNEDINKKNQRKYLKYEREHSNSLWHMDWTKYSDSEKLIIIEDDASRFIVGMGIYSEETIDNTIETLEIAIDLYGKPEEILTDHGTQFFSNGKNGIPGDKNKFQEYLDNNNIKHIVGRIDHPQTNGKLERLNYTIKRLRPYFSTWDEVVYYYNYKRRHMSLSIDDRPVVTPAMAYEEKGGKLNVKEQ, from the coding sequence GTGAAGTTAAACAATAAAAAAATAAAATACATAATCAAACAGAAAGAAAAAGGAGAATCATCTAAGAAATTAGCAATTATTTATGGAGTAACTGTAAGGTACATAAATAAGATCTATTTCAATTATTTAGAATATGGAAAAGAAGAATTATATAAAACAGGAAGAAAGAAAAAGAATATAGACAGCAATACAGAGGAATTAATAATTAACATAAGGGATAATTATCCTTTATCAGGGCCATTGCCGATAGAGAAATACCTTAAGGATAAGGGTATACAAATATCGCATAATATTATATACAGAATACTGTTAAAATACAATATGGTAAATGAGGATATTAATAAGAAGAACCAGAGAAAATACCTGAAGTATGAGAGGGAACATTCTAATTCACTATGGCATATGGACTGGACCAAGTACAGTGATAGTGAGAAATTGATAATAATAGAGGATGATGCTTCAAGGTTCATAGTAGGAATGGGAATATACAGTGAGGAAACTATTGATAATACAATAGAAACCTTGGAAATAGCTATAGATTTATATGGAAAGCCAGAAGAGATATTGACAGACCATGGAACACAGTTCTTTTCAAATGGTAAGAATGGAATACCCGGTGATAAGAACAAGTTCCAGGAATATTTAGATAACAATAATATAAAACATATAGTTGGAAGAATAGATCATCCACAGACTAATGGGAAACTGGAAAGATTAAACTACACAATTAAAAGGCTAAGGCCTTATTTCAGTACCTGGGATGAAGTTGTATATTACTACAATTATAAGAGAAGGCATATGTCATTATCCATAGATGACAGGCCTGTTGTAACACCAGCTATGGCATATGAAGAAAAGGGAGGTAAGTTAAATGTTAAAGAACAATAA